In one Thermaerobacter sp. PB12/4term genomic region, the following are encoded:
- the ilvC gene encoding ketol-acid reductoisomerase, with protein sequence MATIYYDRDANPELIRRRRVAVIGYGSQGHAQAQNLRDRGVEVVIGIRPGPSADRARADGFPTCTPAEAAAGADVVVMLIPDERQPAVFQEAIAPHLTEGKALAFSHGFNVHFGQIQPPPGVDVFMVAPKAPGHLLRRFVREGRSVPGLLAVAQDATGQARQLALAYAWGIGCTGAGVIETTFQEETETDLFGEQAVLCGGVTELVKAGFETLVEAGYQPEIAYFECLNELKLIVDLMYEGGLARMRYSISDTAEYGDLTRGPRIIDAGVRQRMREILAEIQCGAFAREWILENQAGRPVMNARRAQEARHPIEAVGRRLRAMMDWLPREDGAPAAGRPEAPAVQEAPATPAAATAAAPAAWAG encoded by the coding sequence TTGGCGACGATCTACTACGACCGGGACGCGAACCCGGAACTCATCCGGCGGCGGCGGGTCGCCGTCATCGGCTACGGCAGCCAGGGCCACGCCCAGGCCCAGAACCTGCGGGACCGGGGCGTCGAGGTGGTGATCGGCATCCGTCCGGGCCCCAGCGCCGACCGAGCCCGGGCCGATGGCTTCCCCACCTGCACACCGGCCGAGGCGGCCGCCGGCGCCGATGTGGTGGTCATGCTGATCCCCGACGAGCGGCAGCCCGCCGTCTTCCAGGAGGCCATCGCCCCCCACCTGACCGAGGGCAAGGCCCTGGCCTTCTCCCACGGCTTCAACGTCCACTTCGGCCAGATCCAGCCGCCGCCCGGCGTCGACGTCTTCATGGTGGCGCCCAAGGCGCCCGGCCACCTGCTGCGCCGGTTCGTCCGGGAAGGGCGCAGCGTGCCCGGGCTGCTGGCCGTGGCCCAGGATGCCACGGGACAGGCCCGGCAGCTGGCCCTGGCCTACGCCTGGGGGATCGGCTGCACCGGGGCGGGGGTCATCGAGACTACCTTCCAGGAGGAGACGGAGACCGACCTCTTCGGCGAGCAGGCGGTGCTCTGCGGCGGCGTGACGGAGCTGGTCAAGGCGGGGTTCGAGACGCTGGTCGAAGCCGGCTACCAGCCCGAGATCGCCTACTTCGAGTGCCTCAACGAGCTGAAGCTCATCGTGGACCTGATGTACGAGGGCGGCCTGGCGCGGATGCGCTACTCCATCAGCGACACGGCCGAGTACGGCGACCTCACCCGCGGGCCGCGGATCATCGACGCCGGGGTCCGGCAACGGATGAGGGAGATCCTGGCCGAGATCCAGTGCGGTGCCTTTGCCCGGGAGTGGATCCTGGAGAACCAGGCCGGCCGGCCGGTGATGAACGCCCGCCGCGCTCAGGAGGCCCGTCACCCCATCGAGGCGGTCGGCCGGCGGCTGCGGGCGATGATGGACTGGCTGCCCCGGGAGGACGGCGCCCCGGCGGCGGGACGCCCGGAGGCACCGGCCGTTCAGGAGGCCCCGGCGACCCCGGCGGCTGCGACGGCGGCCGCCCCGGCGGCCTGGGCGGGCTAG
- a CDS encoding thiamine pyrophosphate-dependent enzyme, protein MTGAQAVVKVLLEQGVEVVFGIPGGAVLPLYDALYGAPIRHVLARHEQGAALAADGYARASGRVGVCIATSGPGATNLITGLATSYLDSVPVVAITGNVARPFLGTDAFQEADTFGLSMPVTKHSYLVLDPEELPAILREAFAVAASGRPGPVLVDIPKDVFTATLSAAAWDRPLRPALPVRGDVGPCVAPVPPLPARGDGAPPAAPRLAGTGRGTNPNGYDEAARLIARARRPVLYAGGGVIVAGAAGVLRRLAEAAVLPTTTTLMALGAMPGDHPLFLGMPGMHGTYAANMALTETDCLIAAGARFDDRVTGRVSAFAPEAAVIHIDVDAAELGKVKTPRVALAAGAREGLEALLEALGRVPPEEWCARKPWLDQVERWKQARPYRYDRDLARRELLPQAVIEELERATAGDALVVTGVGQHQMWAAMFYRYRRPRQFLTSGGLGTMGYGLPAAIGAQLACPDARVLCIDGDGSFQMNVQELSTLAELGLPVKIFIINNRAHGMVRQWQDLFYEGRLAASVFEHQPDFVKLAEAYGVAAYRITHPDELAGTVREALARPGPVVVDCVVRQAENVLPMVPPGAALKEMIVG, encoded by the coding sequence GTGACGGGCGCCCAGGCCGTCGTCAAGGTGCTGCTGGAACAGGGCGTGGAGGTGGTCTTCGGCATCCCCGGGGGCGCCGTGCTGCCCCTGTATGACGCCCTTTACGGGGCCCCCATCCGCCACGTCCTGGCCCGCCATGAGCAGGGCGCGGCCCTGGCCGCCGACGGCTATGCCCGCGCCAGCGGCCGCGTGGGGGTATGCATCGCCACCTCGGGTCCCGGAGCCACCAACCTGATCACCGGCCTCGCCACCTCCTATCTGGACTCGGTGCCGGTAGTGGCCATCACGGGGAACGTGGCGCGGCCCTTCCTGGGGACCGACGCCTTTCAGGAGGCCGACACCTTCGGCCTCAGCATGCCGGTGACCAAGCACAGCTACCTGGTGCTGGACCCCGAAGAGCTCCCCGCCATCCTGCGGGAGGCTTTCGCCGTGGCCGCTTCCGGGCGGCCCGGTCCCGTGCTGGTGGACATCCCCAAGGACGTGTTCACCGCCACCCTTTCCGCCGCGGCCTGGGACCGGCCCCTGCGGCCCGCCTTGCCGGTCCGCGGCGACGTGGGGCCCTGCGTCGCGCCGGTGCCCCCGCTGCCCGCCCGGGGCGACGGGGCACCCCCGGCGGCGCCACGGCTCGCCGGCACCGGCCGGGGGACGAACCCGAACGGCTATGACGAGGCGGCCCGCCTGATCGCCCGCGCCCGCCGCCCCGTCCTTTACGCCGGCGGCGGCGTCATCGTGGCCGGGGCCGCCGGGGTCCTGCGCCGGCTGGCGGAGGCGGCGGTTCTGCCCACCACCACCACCCTCATGGCCCTGGGCGCCATGCCCGGCGACCACCCGCTCTTTCTGGGCATGCCGGGGATGCACGGCACCTACGCCGCCAACATGGCCCTCACCGAGACCGACTGCCTGATCGCCGCCGGCGCCCGCTTCGACGACCGGGTGACGGGCAGGGTCTCCGCCTTCGCGCCCGAGGCGGCTGTCATCCACATTGACGTGGACGCCGCCGAGTTGGGAAAGGTCAAGACGCCCCGCGTGGCCCTTGCCGCAGGCGCCCGGGAAGGCCTCGAGGCGCTGCTGGAGGCCCTGGGCCGGGTTCCACCGGAAGAGTGGTGCGCCCGCAAGCCGTGGCTGGACCAGGTGGAGCGCTGGAAGCAAGCCCGTCCCTACCGTTACGACCGCGACCTGGCCCGCCGTGAGCTGCTGCCCCAGGCGGTGATCGAGGAACTGGAGCGGGCCACGGCCGGCGACGCCCTGGTGGTCACCGGCGTCGGCCAGCACCAGATGTGGGCAGCCATGTTCTACCGGTACCGCCGGCCCCGGCAATTCCTGACCTCCGGCGGCCTGGGGACCATGGGGTACGGCCTGCCTGCCGCCATCGGCGCCCAGCTGGCCTGTCCCGACGCGCGGGTGCTGTGCATCGACGGCGACGGCAGCTTCCAGATGAACGTGCAGGAGCTGTCGACCCTGGCCGAGCTGGGGTTGCCCGTGAAAATCTTCATTATTAATAACCGGGCCCACGGCATGGTGCGGCAGTGGCAGGACCTGTTCTACGAGGGGCGCCTTGCGGCCAGCGTCTTCGAGCACCAGCCCGACTTCGTCAAACTGGCCGAGGCGTACGGGGTGGCGGCCTACCGCATCACCCACCCGGACGAACTGGCCGGGACGGTACGCGAGGCCCTGGCCCGCCCGGGGCCGGTGGTGGTGGACTGCGTGGTGCGGCAGGCAGAGAACGTGCTGCCCATGGTGCCGCCGGGGGCGGCGCTGAAGGAGATGATCGTGGGGTAG
- the ilvN gene encoding acetolactate synthase small subunit, with product MIHVMVLAADRPGVLRRILGVYESRRYRVRSLATGAAGPAGFVRVNLVLDEPADRAHRLAAQLARLVDVAGVEVAEPSRAVGRELALVKVLLEHPARRADLLQMAQVFRARVVDVAPRSLVLEVTGDPAKLDAFLGLAREFGPVEVMRTGVAALARGSQVLAAAVVAPAGTPGPSWEPSGEEDPLPSGAGAFSPALAAGSGP from the coding sequence TTGATCCACGTCATGGTGCTGGCCGCCGACCGGCCCGGCGTCCTCCGCCGCATCCTCGGCGTCTATGAGAGCCGCCGGTACCGGGTCCGCTCCCTGGCCACCGGCGCCGCCGGGCCCGCCGGGTTCGTCCGCGTCAACCTGGTCCTGGACGAACCGGCCGACCGGGCCCACCGGCTGGCGGCCCAGCTGGCCCGCCTGGTGGACGTGGCCGGCGTCGAGGTGGCCGAACCGTCCCGGGCGGTGGGACGGGAACTGGCCCTGGTCAAGGTGCTGCTGGAGCATCCTGCCCGGCGGGCCGACTTGCTCCAGATGGCCCAGGTCTTCCGCGCCCGGGTGGTCGACGTGGCCCCGCGCTCCCTGGTGCTGGAGGTCACCGGCGACCCCGCCAAACTCGACGCCTTTCTCGGCCTGGCCCGCGAGTTCGGCCCGGTGGAGGTGATGCGGACGGGGGTGGCGGCCCTGGCGCGGGGTTCGCAGGTACTGGCGGCAGCGGTCGTAGCGCCTGCAGGCACGCCGGGGCCCTCCTGGGAGCCTTCCGGGGAGGAGGACCCGCTCCCCTCCGGGGCCGGCGCCTTCTCCCCCGCCCTGGCAGCGGGATCCGGCCCCTGA
- the leuB gene encoding 3-isopropylmalate dehydrogenase codes for MTYRIAVLPGDGIGPEVIREAVRVVEAVGAATGIAFDFTEAPIGGAAVEATGDPLPPETEQACLAAGAILLGAVGGPRWDREPAARRPETGLLRLRKAVGAYANLRPVRVHPAMAGRGPLRPEVVGTGIDVLIVRELTGGLYYGERGLQQEPFGERAYDTMVYTTPEIERIVRMAFQLARGRRRRVVSVDKSNVLETSRLWRRVTEAVAEEFGDVELEHMLVDNAAMQLVRSPGRFDVLVTENTFGDILSDLAAALCGSLGLLPSASLGLPGRPPLFEPVHGSAPDIAGRGIANPLAAIASAALMLRYAFGLEREARAVEDAIDEVLAYGPWTPDIAPPGAPVAGTEEVGRAVALKVRERLAPAPLEPVDAPLQVAFWDPVEPVDPAPLGEGSPGGAAGTTGETPPAAVPGASLSAAAAPAASAPGVAGDNLAVSWIAGDHGFRPVLPDEPVPAAPGVAPDAPPPAGATYSGHRSSRRTRHPVGRRAESKARTRAAAGGRPGTGKGA; via the coding sequence ATGACCTATCGCATCGCCGTCCTGCCGGGCGACGGCATCGGGCCTGAGGTGATCCGGGAAGCCGTGCGGGTGGTCGAGGCCGTGGGCGCGGCGACGGGCATCGCCTTCGACTTCACCGAAGCCCCCATCGGCGGCGCCGCGGTGGAGGCCACCGGCGATCCCCTGCCGCCCGAGACGGAACAGGCATGCCTGGCGGCCGGCGCCATCCTGCTGGGTGCGGTGGGCGGCCCCCGCTGGGACCGCGAACCGGCGGCCCGCCGGCCCGAGACGGGCCTGCTCAGGCTGCGCAAGGCGGTGGGCGCCTACGCCAACCTGCGGCCGGTGCGGGTTCATCCGGCCATGGCCGGCCGGGGGCCCCTGCGGCCCGAGGTGGTGGGGACCGGCATCGACGTGCTGATCGTCCGGGAGCTGACGGGCGGCCTCTACTACGGCGAGCGGGGCCTCCAGCAGGAGCCCTTCGGCGAGAGGGCCTACGACACCATGGTCTACACCACGCCGGAGATCGAGCGCATCGTGCGCATGGCCTTCCAGCTGGCCCGGGGCCGCCGGCGCCGGGTGGTGTCCGTCGACAAGAGCAACGTGCTGGAGACCTCGCGGCTGTGGCGGCGGGTCACCGAGGCAGTGGCGGAGGAGTTCGGCGACGTGGAGCTGGAGCACATGCTGGTCGACAACGCCGCCATGCAGCTGGTCCGCAGCCCCGGCCGGTTCGACGTCCTGGTAACGGAAAACACCTTTGGCGACATCCTGAGCGACCTGGCCGCCGCCCTCTGCGGCTCCCTGGGACTCTTGCCCTCGGCCAGCCTGGGCCTGCCGGGGCGGCCGCCCCTCTTCGAGCCGGTCCACGGTTCGGCGCCCGACATCGCCGGCCGGGGCATCGCCAACCCCCTGGCCGCCATCGCTTCCGCCGCCCTGATGCTCCGGTATGCCTTCGGTCTGGAGCGGGAGGCCCGGGCCGTGGAGGACGCCATCGACGAGGTGCTGGCTTACGGCCCGTGGACGCCCGACATCGCCCCGCCCGGTGCTCCCGTGGCCGGCACGGAAGAGGTGGGCCGGGCCGTGGCCCTGAAGGTCAGGGAGCGGCTGGCTCCCGCGCCCCTGGAGCCTGTGGACGCGCCGCTGCAGGTGGCCTTCTGGGACCCGGTGGAGCCCGTCGACCCCGCGCCGCTCGGGGAGGGTTCCCCCGGTGGGGCGGCCGGGACCACGGGAGAGACGCCCCCTGCGGCTGTGCCGGGAGCTTCCCTTTCCGCCGCCGCAGCCCCGGCCGCTTCCGCCCCCGGGGTGGCCGGCGACAACCTGGCCGTATCCTGGATCGCCGGCGACCACGGCTTCCGGCCGGTTCTTCCGGACGAACCGGTCCCGGCGGCCCCGGGGGTGGCGCCGGACGCCCCGCCCCCGGCCGGGGCGACCTACAGCGGCCACCGCAGCAGCCGCCGGACCCGCCACCCCGTCGGCCGCCGGGCGGAGTCGAAGGCCCGCACCCGGGCGGCGGCCGGGGGCCGGCCCGGGACAGGGAAGGGAGCGTGA
- the leuC gene encoding 3-isopropylmalate dehydratase large subunit, with the protein MAAPRPMTITEKILAAHAGVPWVEPGQLVEVRVDFLMANDITAPLAIRAFREMGATRVFDPERVAIVLSHFAPSKDIRSADQCKVAREFAREQGLVHYYEMGEGIEHALLPDRGLVLPGELVLGADSHTCTYGAVGCFSTGVGSTDLAYAMATGETWLKVPETLKFVYYNRLQPWVTGKDLILYTIGRISCDGATYKAMEFTGEALADLSMDGRLAMANMAIEAGGKNGIFNPDQRTLDYVARRAQRPCSPVWSDPDAEYAEVYEFDAARIEPQVALPWSPDNVRPLSEVERVPIDQVFIGSCTNGRLDDLRTAARILRGRRVHPEVRAIVIPASRDIYLQALKEGLIEIFMAAGCVVSASTCGPCLGGHMGVLGKGERCVSTSNRNFVGRMGHPESESYLANPAVAAASAVAGRLCHPEELGIRYEEVAGVA; encoded by the coding sequence ATGGCGGCCCCGCGCCCCATGACCATCACCGAGAAGATCCTGGCCGCCCACGCCGGCGTCCCCTGGGTCGAACCCGGCCAGCTGGTCGAGGTCCGGGTCGACTTCCTCATGGCCAACGACATCACCGCGCCCCTGGCCATCCGCGCCTTCCGCGAGATGGGGGCAACCCGGGTCTTCGATCCCGAGCGGGTGGCCATCGTCCTGTCCCACTTCGCCCCCAGCAAGGACATCCGCAGCGCCGACCAGTGCAAGGTGGCGCGGGAGTTCGCCCGGGAGCAGGGGCTGGTCCACTACTACGAGATGGGCGAGGGCATCGAGCACGCCCTGCTGCCCGACCGCGGGCTGGTTCTTCCCGGGGAGCTGGTGCTGGGAGCCGACTCCCACACCTGCACCTACGGGGCCGTGGGCTGCTTCTCCACCGGCGTGGGCAGCACCGACCTGGCCTACGCCATGGCCACCGGCGAGACGTGGCTCAAGGTGCCCGAGACGCTGAAGTTCGTCTATTACAACCGGCTGCAGCCCTGGGTGACGGGCAAGGACCTGATCCTTTACACCATCGGCCGCATCTCCTGCGACGGCGCCACCTACAAGGCCATGGAGTTCACCGGCGAGGCGCTGGCCGACCTCAGCATGGACGGGCGGCTGGCCATGGCCAACATGGCCATCGAGGCCGGCGGCAAGAACGGCATCTTCAACCCCGACCAGCGGACCCTGGACTACGTGGCGCGGCGGGCCCAGCGGCCCTGCAGCCCCGTCTGGTCCGACCCCGACGCGGAATACGCCGAGGTGTACGAGTTCGACGCCGCCCGGATCGAGCCCCAGGTGGCCCTGCCCTGGTCGCCCGACAACGTGCGGCCCCTGAGCGAGGTGGAGCGGGTCCCCATCGACCAGGTCTTCATCGGCTCCTGCACCAACGGGCGCCTGGACGACCTACGCACCGCCGCCCGCATCCTGCGGGGCCGGCGGGTGCACCCGGAGGTCCGGGCCATCGTGATCCCGGCCTCCCGGGACATCTACCTGCAGGCCCTCAAGGAAGGGCTGATCGAGATCTTCATGGCCGCCGGGTGCGTGGTCAGCGCCTCCACCTGCGGGCCCTGCCTGGGCGGCCACATGGGCGTGCTCGGCAAGGGCGAGCGGTGCGTCAGCACCTCCAACCGCAACTTCGTCGGCCGGATGGGCCACCCCGAGTCGGAGTCCTACCTGGCCAACCCGGCGGTGGCCGCGGCCTCGGCGGTGGCGGGCCGGCTGTGCCATCCGGAGGAACTCGGCATCCGCTACGAAGAGGTGGCCGGGGTGGCGTGA
- a CDS encoding 2-isopropylmalate synthase, with protein sequence MADGVGEVTRTPMASTAGSGHGGDAGFDRDRVRIFDTTLRDGEQTPGVALTVDEKVEVARWLAALGVDIIEAGFPVASDGEFEAVSRIAAEVHGPTIAALARTAAVDIDRAWAAIRHARRPRIHVFVSTSPIHLEAMLRMTEDQVLRLVEEMVGYARSLCPDVEFSAQDATRSDVGFLAEVTAAAIEAGAGTINLPDTVGYATPWTYAQMFQEVMARVPRPDRVVFSAHTHDDLGMAVANALAAVRVGVRQVECTINGIGERAGNCSLEEVVMALAVRGDVFGATTGVDTRQLVPASQVVSRLTGVPVPPNKAVVGANAFAHESGIHQDGVIKNPLTYEIIRPEAVGAGGSQLVLGKHSGRHAVRVELERLGFSLPEDAFREVFRRFKALADRREFVSKEALARLAAQVLEERQQESGAASRLAHGA encoded by the coding sequence ATGGCGGATGGGGTTGGCGAGGTTACGCGGACCCCCATGGCTAGCACCGCCGGCTCGGGCCACGGCGGGGACGCCGGGTTCGACCGGGACCGGGTGCGGATCTTCGACACCACCCTGCGGGACGGCGAGCAGACGCCCGGCGTCGCCCTGACGGTGGACGAGAAGGTGGAGGTGGCCCGCTGGCTGGCGGCCCTGGGGGTCGACATCATCGAGGCCGGCTTCCCCGTCGCCTCCGACGGCGAGTTCGAGGCGGTGAGCCGCATCGCGGCGGAGGTCCATGGTCCCACCATCGCTGCCCTGGCGCGAACGGCGGCGGTGGACATCGACCGGGCCTGGGCGGCCATCCGCCACGCCCGGCGGCCGCGGATCCACGTGTTCGTCTCCACCTCGCCCATCCACCTGGAGGCCATGCTGCGCATGACCGAGGACCAGGTGCTGCGGCTGGTGGAAGAGATGGTGGGCTACGCCCGGTCGCTCTGCCCGGACGTGGAATTCTCCGCCCAGGACGCCACCCGCAGCGACGTGGGCTTCTTGGCCGAGGTGACGGCGGCCGCCATCGAGGCCGGCGCCGGCACCATCAACCTGCCCGACACCGTGGGCTACGCCACGCCCTGGACCTACGCCCAGATGTTCCAGGAGGTGATGGCCCGGGTGCCCAGACCGGACCGGGTGGTCTTCAGCGCCCACACCCACGACGACCTGGGCATGGCCGTGGCCAACGCCCTGGCGGCGGTGCGGGTGGGCGTGCGCCAGGTGGAGTGCACCATCAACGGCATCGGCGAGCGGGCGGGCAACTGCTCCCTGGAAGAGGTGGTGATGGCCCTGGCCGTGCGGGGCGACGTCTTCGGCGCCACCACCGGGGTCGACACCCGGCAGCTGGTTCCCGCCAGCCAGGTGGTCTCCCGCCTGACGGGGGTGCCCGTTCCGCCCAACAAGGCGGTGGTGGGTGCCAACGCCTTCGCCCACGAGTCGGGGATCCACCAGGACGGGGTGATCAAGAACCCCCTGACCTACGAGATCATCCGGCCCGAGGCGGTGGGCGCCGGCGGGTCCCAGCTGGTGCTGGGCAAGCACTCCGGGCGCCACGCCGTGCGGGTCGAGCTGGAGCGCCTGGGCTTCAGCCTGCCCGAGGACGCCTTCCGGGAGGTGTTCCGCCGCTTCAAGGCCCTGGCCGACCGGCGGGAGTTCGTCAGCAAGGAGGCCCTGGCGCGGCTGGCGGCCCAGGTGCTGGAGGAACGCCAGCAAGAGAGCGGGGCCGCATCCCGGCTTGCCCACGGCGCCTGA
- a CDS encoding 3-isopropylmalate dehydratase small subunit gives MGRVWKYGDDINTDVIIPARYLFTTDPAELAAHCMEDLDPSFASGVRPGDVIVAGRNFGCGSSREHAPVAIRAAGVRCVIARSFARIFYRNAINVGLPILECPDAVVALEAGEEVEVDLAAGTIRRVATGETFQAAPFPPFMQEILRCGGLVEYARRKLAAQGAQPARATQAAQGAAGGGGGAGRGAAGR, from the coding sequence GTGGGCCGCGTGTGGAAGTACGGCGACGACATCAACACCGACGTGATCATCCCGGCGCGGTACCTTTTCACCACCGATCCCGCCGAGTTGGCCGCCCACTGCATGGAGGACCTGGACCCCAGCTTCGCCTCCGGCGTCCGGCCGGGCGACGTGATCGTCGCCGGGCGCAACTTCGGCTGCGGTTCCTCGCGGGAGCATGCGCCGGTGGCCATCCGGGCCGCGGGGGTGCGGTGCGTCATCGCCCGCTCCTTCGCCCGGATCTTCTACCGCAATGCCATCAACGTGGGGCTGCCCATTCTGGAGTGCCCGGATGCCGTGGTCGCCCTGGAGGCGGGGGAGGAGGTGGAGGTGGACCTGGCCGCCGGCACCATCCGCCGGGTGGCCACGGGCGAGACTTTCCAGGCCGCTCCCTTCCCGCCCTTCATGCAGGAGATCCTGCGCTGCGGCGGGCTGGTGGAGTATGCCCGGCGCAAGCTGGCCGCCCAGGGCGCCCAGCCCGCCCGAGCCACCCAGGCCGCCCAGGGCGCCGCGGGCGGCGGAGGGGGTGCCGGCCGTGGCGCCGCCGGCCGGTAG
- the ilvD gene encoding dihydroxy-acid dehydratase, protein MRSREVVEGFHRAPHRSLFKAMGYTDEELRRPLIGVMNSRNEIIPGHVHLDNIARAVCDGIRMAGGTPIQFGVIGVDDGIAMGHRGMRFSLPSRELIADSIETVTEAHQLDGLVLIPNCDKITPGMLMAAARLDLPTVVVSGGPMMAGNVYGRAVNLATVFEGVGAFQAGRITAEELFELEEAACPTCGSCSGMFTANSMNCLTEAIGLGLPGNGTIPAVEAARLRLAKQAGMQVMELVRRGLRARDILTEAAFRNALAVDMALGCSTNTVLHLLAIAYEAGLGDVITLDLIDEVSRCTPQLCKLAPAGPHHIQDLHQAGGIQAVLAELLRGGHIDGSVLTVTGRTVAENLAAAERRILRARAWRSDVIRPLEEPYSPEGGLAVLRGNLAPDGAVVKQGAVDPAMLRHRGPARVFDSEEDAAEAIRQGRIRPGDVVVIRYEGPRGGPGMREMLTITAALAGMGLDREVALITDGRFSGATRGASIGHVSPEAAAGGPIALVEDGDEIEIDIPGRRLELRVPPDELARRRERWQPRPPRETRGYLARYARAVTSANTGAVLMG, encoded by the coding sequence CTGCGCAGCCGGGAGGTGGTGGAGGGGTTCCACCGCGCCCCCCACCGCTCCCTCTTCAAGGCCATGGGCTACACCGACGAGGAGCTGCGGCGGCCGCTGATCGGGGTGATGAACAGCCGCAACGAGATCATCCCCGGCCACGTGCACCTCGACAATATTGCCCGGGCCGTGTGCGACGGCATCCGCATGGCCGGCGGCACGCCCATCCAGTTCGGCGTCATCGGCGTCGACGACGGCATCGCCATGGGCCACCGCGGCATGCGCTTCTCTCTGCCCAGCCGCGAGCTGATCGCCGACTCCATCGAGACGGTGACGGAGGCCCACCAGCTGGACGGCCTGGTACTGATCCCCAACTGCGACAAGATCACGCCGGGGATGCTCATGGCCGCCGCCCGCCTGGACCTGCCCACGGTGGTGGTCAGCGGCGGGCCCATGATGGCCGGCAACGTCTACGGGCGGGCGGTCAACCTGGCCACGGTGTTCGAGGGCGTGGGCGCCTTCCAGGCCGGGCGCATCACCGCGGAGGAGCTCTTCGAGCTGGAGGAGGCCGCCTGCCCCACCTGCGGCTCCTGCTCCGGCATGTTCACCGCCAACTCGATGAACTGCCTGACCGAGGCCATCGGCCTGGGGCTCCCCGGCAACGGCACCATCCCGGCGGTAGAGGCCGCCCGGCTGCGCCTGGCCAAGCAGGCCGGCATGCAGGTGATGGAGCTGGTGCGCCGGGGCCTCCGCGCCCGGGACATCCTGACGGAGGCGGCCTTCCGCAACGCCCTGGCCGTCGACATGGCCCTGGGCTGTTCCACCAACACGGTGCTGCACCTGCTGGCCATCGCCTACGAGGCGGGACTGGGCGACGTGATCACCCTGGATCTGATCGACGAGGTGAGCCGGTGCACGCCCCAGCTCTGCAAGCTGGCCCCCGCCGGTCCCCACCATATCCAGGATCTGCACCAGGCCGGTGGCATCCAGGCGGTGCTGGCGGAGCTGCTGCGGGGCGGGCACATCGACGGCTCGGTGCTGACGGTGACGGGCCGCACCGTGGCCGAGAACCTGGCCGCCGCCGAACGGCGCATCCTCCGGGCCCGCGCCTGGCGCTCCGACGTGATCCGGCCACTGGAGGAGCCCTACAGTCCCGAGGGCGGCCTGGCCGTGCTGCGCGGCAACCTGGCTCCCGACGGGGCGGTGGTGAAGCAAGGTGCGGTGGACCCGGCCATGCTGCGGCACCGCGGCCCGGCCCGGGTTTTCGACAGCGAGGAGGACGCCGCCGAGGCCATCCGCCAGGGCCGCATCCGCCCTGGGGACGTGGTGGTGATCCGCTACGAGGGGCCGCGGGGCGGGCCCGGCATGCGGGAGATGCTGACCATCACCGCCGCCCTGGCCGGCATGGGCCTCGACCGGGAGGTGGCCCTGATCACCGACGGCCGCTTCTCCGGCGCCACCCGGGGCGCCTCCATCGGCCACGTCTCGCCGGAGGCCGCCGCCGGCGGGCCCATCGCCCTGGTGGAGGACGGCGACGAGATCGAGATCGACATCCCGGGCCGCCGCCTGGAGCTCCGGGTTCCTCCGGACGAACTGGCCCGCCGCCGCGAGCGGTGGCAGCCGCGGCCCCCGCGGGAGACGCGGGGCTATTTGGCCCGCTACGCCCGGGCGGTGACGTCGGCCAACACGGGCGCGGTGCTGATGGGTTGA